GCAGCCAGAGCAATACGACGATCTTGCTCGTCAACATTGATATCCGTAATCTCGCGCTGTAGCTCGGCGCGATTGCGGAAGGCCAGAACGATTGTCTCTTCGAGCGGTAATGTCCACTCGCCTGCCTCCTCGGGCGGCCCTTCAACTGTAGTCACTTCAACTTGTTCGCCGACGTTAAGAACATCGGCGAGCTCTCGGCGAGCCGTTTGTTGTGCTGCGCGAGCGTTGCGCAAATCTTGCTCGGCATTGGAGAGTTCTACCTCTGCTTGTAAGACGCTGAAGCGAGTACCGAGACCAGCTTGTTCGAGCAACTGTGCGTCTCGCAAACTTTGTGTTGCGTCTTCAACCGCTGCGGCTTCGATCAAGACATCCGTATCGGCTTCCTGAACCTCGTAATAGGAGTTAGTTACATCCAGGCGCAACTGCTCGGCGGCGATTTCCACATCGAGCTGGCTTTGCAAGACAAGTTCCTCAGCACGGCGAATGGTCGCCGTCCGCGACCCCGACGTAAAGATGTCGTAATCTACTCTTATGTTGGCATCGAGTGAAGACGTGACCTCATCGCTTTCAGGCAAAAACGGTCCTCGCCGCTGATTGGCTATCTCAGCACCCGCGGAATCAACGCGGCTTATGTTGATTTGAGTCGAAACATCGGGGAACTCGGCTGCCCGAGCCTCCCGCAGAAAAAGCCTAGCAGCTTCTAGATTTTGGCGGGCAACGCGCAGATCGGTATTGTTCTGACGCGCAATCTCGATCGCCTGATCTAGCGTAATCCTTTGATAAGTCTGAATCTCGACTTCTTCAGACTCAGTCGGAAAGAGTAAAGGGTTGCCATTTGGTTGCAGCGATTCAGTCGTAGCCGAAACGGGTGCAAAATCCGGCTGCGGCACGTTGATAACCTGGCCGGGGTCCTCGAAACCGGAATCTTCACCCGATTGCCCTTGCAACTCGGCAGGTAGTTCGGTCTCAATGCCCTCCATCACTTCAACGGGGATTCCATCGGCTGAGTCTATTTCGGGCGAAGGAGGGGCCGGCACTTGGGCGCGATCCCCAAGCTCGTCGATGGTCAAATCAAAAACAGGTGATTCCGTCGGCAGCGATTCGGCTAGCGGCACGTGTTCGCCGTTGGATGCGGCAGGAGCGATGTTTGTTTCCGTACTCGCCACCTCGTCGCGATTGCCGACTGGAACGACCTCCTGTGCATAAACAGGCATGCTGCCGAGGACTGCTGCTACACCAACACCAACACTCACACCAAACCAATTGGGACAAGCAATCATAGACTCTGCTTCCGTCAAGTCTGGGCAGGGAATGTCCGTTATTCTACCCCCGTACATTCGAAACGATTGTGACATCCCGCGCCCGGAAATGCTAGTCCCGATAGCGAGCTCGAGAACATTCGGTACGGTCGCACGGGTAAGGTAACTGATTGGGAGTAGCAAATTGCAGCAAATAAGGGCAGCCGAAGCGTCAGACCGGGCGATCGCGAACCGAAATGCTCCCCACTTGCTGCTAACTCCTTGCTGGCGGCCATTCCAGACACGCATCGATCAGTCCGGTAACGCCCACCACTGGGTGAATGGGGATGCTCAGTTGCTCGCCGAGGTCGTCGACGGTCATATCGTCGAGAAAACGGGGTTCGTCGTACTTGAGCATCAGCGATGGTAGCAGCACGCCGTCACCCAAGTCGCGATCGCCCAGTGCTGCAAGCAGGTCGCTGCCCGTTAGCAAGCCCGTGACGGTAATGTCCTGTCCCCAATAAGCGCTGTGAGTTGCCACCAAGTCTACCGTCAGCCCGTCCACGGCATTGAGCAAGCGTGCTAAGGGTGCGAAGGCAACCTCTACGGCGTTTCCCACAACCCACGTTAGACGGCGCGGCGGAGTCACGCATGCGGGTAAAGTGTCTGCGGCAATCGCGCGAAACTCCTGCAAGAACTGCCGGATCGATCCGACACCGTTGCCGATTTGCGGATAGTCCTCGTAATGTGCTGTCGGTGGCAAGTCTCGTCGTGCGACCGTAAACCATTCGTCCGCCAGCCACGCAAATGTAGACCCGAAACGCGAACGGAACTCGGTTTGTAGCGGCTGGACGAGGTCGATAACATCGGCGGCTACGGACGGCGTCACCGGGACCAATTCGTCTAGGGTGGTGCGGAAGCGCGTCAAGCCCACCGGCACGATCGCAACCGAGGCAACAGCTGGTACTTCACCGCTACCAAACCGTGCTAAATCTCGTAGCGTGCGTTCCAGATGCTGCCCATCATTAAGCCTCGGACAGACCACCACCTGCGCGTGGATCTGCAAGCGGCGTTCCTGGAACCACTCCAATTGCTCCAAAATCCTTGCGGCGCGTGGATTATTCAGCAAGCGCGATCGCAGCTCTGGCTCGGTAGCGTGGACGGAGACATACAGAGGCGACAGGCGCAGCTGCTCGATACGCTGCCACTCGCGCGGCGGCAGGTTGGTTAGCGTCAGGTAGCTCCCGTACAGAAAACTCAAGCGATAGTCGTCGTCCTTAAAGTACAAGCTTTCGCGCTTGCCCGGCGGCTGTTGGTCGATGAAACAGAACGGACAGCGGTTATTGCACTGAATCAACCCGTCGAACAACGCAGTTTCGAACTCTAGACCCAAGTCTTCGTCGTAATCCTTCTCGATCTCGATGCGATGTGCCGTGCCCGCAACGTCGATCGCGTCGATCTCCAACATTTCTCCCGCGCACAGGAACTGGTAGTCGATCAGGTCGCGCGGCTGCCGACCGGCGATCGCAACGATCGCGTCGCCGGGTTCGAATCCGATTTCCGCCGCAATCGAGTTGGGGATGACCCGCGCAATCCGTGCGGGTTGCGATGTTGTCAATTTTGTTGCCGGTTCTGTCGCAGCACTCATGGAAATATTTGCAGCGTGCGAGCGCGTACTAAGTGCGTACTAGAGGAGACTCCCGAACGATATCCCCAGTTGGGTTGGGACGAGCTGCACGCGCTGTAGCACCAGTATTTGAGGACTCTTTCCCAGGCTCAACCTAACACAAGTCAAACGGCATAATGTTTGCCCTGGCGACCGGCACTGCGAGGCAGTGAGCCGGTTTGGTTCTGGGCTTCAAGCCCAGTGTTGCTTACTGACACGTCTGCAATTATTGTCACCGCATCAACAAAAAAATGTTGATTTTCCGCACCTGTTCATGTCATCGCCCAAAAGAGCTTTGAAAATCGTTCAGGTACCGATAGGCTACAGAATTCAATATCAAACAAGCAGTCTTTGTTGTTTCGGACTGTGAGATTGTCTCTAGAAGGTCATAGGCGATCGCGTGACTTCGCACGAGTTGGCGCGAGGTAAACATCTGAGGTTTCAACGGAACCAGAAGGCAAGACCCCTGTCAACGCCGGCCAGCTCTATTTTTAACTCGAGAAAAATTATTTAGTTGGTTCAATTGAGCCCAGTTGACTGGGTACCTTCTTCTATTGGAGGGAGAGTTCGGGGTTGGGCAGACCGAAGATACATGATGAACCAGGTTGATTTGCTAAATGTCCAGGTCGACAATCTTACGCAAACAGAGCTATTGGAGGGGTTACGGGCGGGTGGTTTTGTCGTCACGCCAAATGTCGATCACCTCAGCAAACTACAACGCGACCCCGAGTTTTACCGGATTTATCGCGACGCGACTTATCGCGTCTGTGACAGCCAAATTTTGATGTACGCCTCTCGATGGTTGGGAACGCCGCTGCGAGAGAAAATTTCTGGATCGGATCTGCTTCCAGCATTTTGCCAGCATTACCGCAACGATCCCGGTACACGCGTGTTCCTATTAGGCGGTGCCCCAGGTGTTGCGGAGCAGGCACGGGCGCGTCTGAACACTCTTGCCGGTCGCGAGGTGGTTGTCGGGACGCACGCGCCATCATTCGGCTTCGAGCAAGATGAGTCTGAGTGCCAGAGCGTCCTCAATATCGTGCAGCGCTCCGGAGCGAATGTATTGGTGCTTGCATTGGGAACGCCCAAGCAAGAGCTCTGGTTCGGGCGCTACCAACAGCAGTTGCCGACGATCTCAAGCGTCCTAGCAGTTGGCGCGGCTGTGGACTTTGCCGCCGGGCAATCGATGCGCGCGCCGCGCTGGATGAGTTATACCGGGCTGGAGTGGTTGCATCGCCTATGGCAAGAGCCACGCCGCCTGTGGCGGCGCTACCTCCTCGATGACGTGCCGGTATTGTGGTTGCTGACACTTCAGAGGTTCGGTCGTTACCGCGTGCCGCAATGGATGTTGGCACCAGAGGAAGTTGAACTAGCAATTGCTACTCCTGGTTTAGAAACGCCGCCCCAAGTCAATGCATCCAGCGATCCATCTTGAAGAGCCTGCCTCGGAGTCGGTTCGTGCCGAGCGCGACTCGATATGTCGATCGGTTTCGTCCGCCGACTTTGGAATAGGTGTTGCTTATGCTCCTCACCATGGGAGCGTTTGAGCATGAAGCCGGAATCACGGAGGAGGGGCAGGTAAATGGTTTTGGATGGGTCAAAGACTTCGATTAAGTCGCTCCCATGGTTCTGGATTACAAGACAGATGGTCGTTAGCCTAAGACTTACCGCTGCTGGCTCGGACAGCGTCGCAGTGGTGACTGAGCGTCGGGCTTACTGAAACCAACTCCTGTGCCAGCTACACGAACGGGCTGAGCGCCACCTGAGCCTATGGTGCCTTAGAAAAAACTGTGGAGACTAGTTAAGTGCTAGCCTTCTAGCCTGGATTATTCATGAACTCTTATGCTGAGACCCTAAACCTCTTGCCGTGCATGGCTTGCAGATTTTTCGCTCAATGACAGTGCGTTTCTATACACGTAGATTGGAGCATAGTCAGAGCAAGGGTTTGAGGCTTTGTCAAATTTTCGTGAATAATCAAGGCTAGGCGCGTGTAACTGGACCCGGTCATGCCAATTATTCAGAGCATTAGTATTGCTGAAAGCACCTGCTTGTGTGACATCCGAGATACTGATACGGGTTTCTAGAGTGATTTCGTTCATCGCGGTGTAGAAGCTCGAGTTTATGGTTGGCTTTCTCAAACGCAGACGCTGGTTAGCCACGCTGGCATTGCTCTCGTTGGTCGTTGCCGGTCTTTACGTTATTCCTGAGGGGATGCTGCTTGGCATAGCCCTAGTGCTGGCCGTCCCTTGTACGACCATTGCAGTTGAGTGTTCTGCCGCACTGGCAGCATCCAGAAGCGGTCATCCGCGCGAGGAAAATGCTCCGGACGAAGACGAAGACAAGTCAGACCTACGCTACACCGTCATCGTTCCGGCTCACAATGAAGCAACTATCATTGAGAGGACCTTAGCGGAGCTGCCAGTTGGGGCTACTCTGGTCATTGCCGATAATTGCACGGATAGCACTGCCGAGATTGCTCGCAATGCGGGTTTTCAGGTACTCGAACGACACAGCACCGACACCAGAGGTAAAGGCTTTGCCATTGAATATGGATTGCGTTATCTGGAGTCCGATCCGCCAGAGGCGATCGTTATTATTGATGCAGACTGCCGTGTAGCTCCGGGAGCGATCGCGCAAATTGCCCGCCGTGCTCTTGCAACCAAGCGACCCGTTCAATCTTTGTACTTACTCGACTCCCCAGCTTCCCCGTCTCCAACAGCTGCGGTGTCAGCGTTCGCTTTTCTAGTTAAAAACCGCATACGCCCTATGGGCTTGGCATTCCTGGGACTTCCCTGTTTGCTCCAAGGTTCGGGAATGGCCTTTCCCTGGGAATCGTTTGCTAAAGCGCGGCTTGTTGGCAATTGCATAGTTGAAGATATTCAATTTGGTATCGATCTGGCGATCGCTGGGACCAGTCCGCTATTTTGCTCCCAGGCCCGCGTCACCGGTCTGCTACCGAGCACCGGTGCAGCTGCTCAATCTCAGCGAACGCGTTGGGAGCACGGCCACATGCAGACCATCCTGACCCAGTCCCCGCGCCTGCTTCGGGCTGCCATAACCCAGCGGCGGTTGGATTTGCTCGCTTTAGCCCTGGAAGTCAGCGTGCCGCCGCTGTCGTTGCTGGGGTTGCTGTGGGCAGCAGGCTTAGGATTGGCGATCGCGGGCGGATTTTGGCTGAAATTCTGGCTCCCCGCAGTCCTGTTAGGGGCCCAAGGCGTGCTGATGGGCGTTGCGGTTTTAAGTACTTGGGCTCAGTTCGGTCGCGATCGCCTCCCTCTACGAACTTTATTGAGCCTACCGCTGTATCTGTTCTGGAAGGTGCCTTTGTATCTAAGCTTCGTCTTCACGCCCCAACAGCAATGGATCCGCACCCCGCGCGATCGCGAAGTGGAAAACCGATAAATACTAGTGCAGAAAGGCTCGGAGCGTTCAGGAGGCAGTCTGCGTGGCAATCGTCGGTTATTTGATCAATCAGTACCCCAAAATCAGCCACAGTTTTATTCGGCGCGAGATCCTAGCATTGGAAGCCCAGGGTCTAGTGGTGCTTCGATTTGCGATTCGCGCCTCTGCAGACGCACTCGTCGATCCGGCCGATCTTGATGAAGCTAGCAAAACTCGATACCTGCTTGCAGAGGCAGGTTTACTAGGTTTATTAGCGGCGTCGGTTCGGGAGTTGCTGGTCCGACCGCCACACTGGTTGGCAGCACTATACTTGGCGATCTCGCTCGGCATCAGATCGGAGCGTGGCTTGGTTTACCACCTGGCCTACTTTGCCGAAGCCTGCGTGTTGCGACGCTGGTTTGCGATAGCAGGAGTTGAGTGCGTCCACGCCCATTTCGGGACTAATTCGGCAACAGTGGCAATGCTCTGCCAGAGCCTGGGCGGTCCGACGTTTAGTTTCACCGTCCACGGACCGGAGGAGTTCGACAAGGTCGAGGGTATCGCTCTCCGGGAGAAACTAAAACGAGCAGCCTTTGTCGTGTCAATCAGTCACTTCGGCAAAAGCCAACTGCAGCGTTGGTGCGTGCCCGACTGCTGGTCGCGCATCCACGTCGTGCGCTGCGGCGTCGATCGCGCGTTTTTGGAAGCTCCAGAGCGTCCGATGCCAACAGCGTTCGAACTGGTCTGTGTCGGTCGGCTGAGCGAACAAAAAGGTCATTTCGCTCTCATTGAGGCTGTCGACAAAGTCGTCGCTCGAGGGTGGACGCCCCATATAATACTCGTTGGCGATGGAGAGCTGCGCCCGTCTGTCGAGGCAGAGATCGCGCGGCGGGGCCTGCAAGGTAATTTCGAAATGATTGGCTGGGCTAGCAATGCCGAGGTACGCGATCGGATTCTGGCAGCGCGGGCATTAGTTTTACCTAGCTTCGCTGAAGGGTTGCCGGTAGTGCTGATGGAAGCACTGGCGCTAGGGCGTCCGGCGATCGCAACCTACATTGCAGGCATACCCGAATTGGTGCAACCTAGCATTAACGGTTGGTTAGTTCCGGCCGGCGATACCGAAGCTTTAGCAGCAGCCATAGAAGAAGTGCTGGCAGCGACACCAAAGCACCTCACCACAATGGGACTCAACGGTGTGCAGCGAGTACGCCAGTACCACGATTGCCATTACGAAGCTGTCAAACTCGCCCGCTTATTTGCGACTTGTTGTCCCCAGCGCGAACGCTAGCTGGGCGGCTAACCAAGTCTTATTCGGGTCGTATCTAATCTTCAGAGTCCGAGGGGGCGACCTAATGCACTTGTTGCGGTCGGATGAGGTAACCGCAGCGATGCTCGCCGTTGTTGAGCCACTGGGTGCGCTCTACGGTACAGTCGGGCAAAATTGCCCCGAACATTTTCAGTTCGTGACCGCAGACCGTTGGATATGACTCCGCTACGTTGGCGATCGCGCAGTTGAACTCCAC
The sequence above is a segment of the Rubidibacter lacunae KORDI 51-2 genome. Coding sequences within it:
- a CDS encoding TolC family protein, which encodes MIACPNWFGVSVGVGVAAVLGSMPVYAQEVVPVGNRDEVASTETNIAPAASNGEHVPLAESLPTESPVFDLTIDELGDRAQVPAPPSPEIDSADGIPVEVMEGIETELPAELQGQSGEDSGFEDPGQVINVPQPDFAPVSATTESLQPNGNPLLFPTESEEVEIQTYQRITLDQAIEIARQNNTDLRVARQNLEAARLFLREARAAEFPDVSTQINISRVDSAGAEIANQRRGPFLPESDEVTSSLDANIRVDYDIFTSGSRTATIRRAEELVLQSQLDVEIAAEQLRLDVTNSYYEVQEADTDVLIEAAAVEDATQSLRDAQLLEQAGLGTRFSVLQAEVELSNAEQDLRNARAAQQTARRELADVLNVGEQVEVTTVEGPPEEAGEWTLPLEETIVLAFRNRAELQREITDINVDEQDRRIALAAVRPQFAAFARGDVLEEFGDGVNGGDGITVGAQMSWTIYDGGAAQSQARQEDVSILANQTQFEDVRNDIRVEVETAYFNLEANKENIDTARLGVEQAEESLRLARLRFQAGVGTQTDVINSQTALTDARGNLLDAIINYNRSLAALQRAVSNLPDGRLFDLP
- a CDS encoding glycosyltransferase family 2 protein, with protein sequence MVGFLKRRRWLATLALLSLVVAGLYVIPEGMLLGIALVLAVPCTTIAVECSAALAASRSGHPREENAPDEDEDKSDLRYTVIVPAHNEATIIERTLAELPVGATLVIADNCTDSTAEIARNAGFQVLERHSTDTRGKGFAIEYGLRYLESDPPEAIVIIDADCRVAPGAIAQIARRALATKRPVQSLYLLDSPASPSPTAAVSAFAFLVKNRIRPMGLAFLGLPCLLQGSGMAFPWESFAKARLVGNCIVEDIQFGIDLAIAGTSPLFCSQARVTGLLPSTGAAAQSQRTRWEHGHMQTILTQSPRLLRAAITQRRLDLLALALEVSVPPLSLLGLLWAAGLGLAIAGGFWLKFWLPAVLLGAQGVLMGVAVLSTWAQFGRDRLPLRTLLSLPLYLFWKVPLYLSFVFTPQQQWIRTPRDREVENR
- a CDS encoding glycosyltransferase → MAIVGYLINQYPKISHSFIRREILALEAQGLVVLRFAIRASADALVDPADLDEASKTRYLLAEAGLLGLLAASVRELLVRPPHWLAALYLAISLGIRSERGLVYHLAYFAEACVLRRWFAIAGVECVHAHFGTNSATVAMLCQSLGGPTFSFTVHGPEEFDKVEGIALREKLKRAAFVVSISHFGKSQLQRWCVPDCWSRIHVVRCGVDRAFLEAPERPMPTAFELVCVGRLSEQKGHFALIEAVDKVVARGWTPHIILVGDGELRPSVEAEIARRGLQGNFEMIGWASNAEVRDRILAARALVLPSFAEGLPVVLMEALALGRPAIATYIAGIPELVQPSINGWLVPAGDTEALAAAIEEVLAATPKHLTTMGLNGVQRVRQYHDCHYEAVKLARLFATCCPQRER
- a CDS encoding TIGR03279 family radical SAM protein; the protein is MSAATEPATKLTTSQPARIARVIPNSIAAEIGFEPGDAIVAIAGRQPRDLIDYQFLCAGEMLEIDAIDVAGTAHRIEIEKDYDEDLGLEFETALFDGLIQCNNRCPFCFIDQQPPGKRESLYFKDDDYRLSFLYGSYLTLTNLPPREWQRIEQLRLSPLYVSVHATEPELRSRLLNNPRAARILEQLEWFQERRLQIHAQVVVCPRLNDGQHLERTLRDLARFGSGEVPAVASVAIVPVGLTRFRTTLDELVPVTPSVAADVIDLVQPLQTEFRSRFGSTFAWLADEWFTVARRDLPPTAHYEDYPQIGNGVGSIRQFLQEFRAIAADTLPACVTPPRRLTWVVGNAVEVAFAPLARLLNAVDGLTVDLVATHSAYWGQDITVTGLLTGSDLLAALGDRDLGDGVLLPSLMLKYDEPRFLDDMTVDDLGEQLSIPIHPVVGVTGLIDACLEWPPARS
- a CDS encoding WecB/TagA/CpsF family glycosyltransferase, with the translated sequence MMNQVDLLNVQVDNLTQTELLEGLRAGGFVVTPNVDHLSKLQRDPEFYRIYRDATYRVCDSQILMYASRWLGTPLREKISGSDLLPAFCQHYRNDPGTRVFLLGGAPGVAEQARARLNTLAGREVVVGTHAPSFGFEQDESECQSVLNIVQRSGANVLVLALGTPKQELWFGRYQQQLPTISSVLAVGAAVDFAAGQSMRAPRWMSYTGLEWLHRLWQEPRRLWRRYLLDDVPVLWLLTLQRFGRYRVPQWMLAPEEVELAIATPGLETPPQVNASSDPS